Proteins encoded together in one Prochlorococcus marinus str. MIT 9211 window:
- the typA gene encoding translational GTPase TypA: protein MNSKSQSIRNIAIIAHVDHGKTTLVDALLSQSGIFRDNEAVPTCVMDSNDLERERGITILSKNTAITFKDTRINIVDTPGHADFGGEVERVLGMVDGCLLIVDANEGPMPQTRFVLKKALEKGLRPIVFVNKIDRPRVDPEIAVDKVLDLFIELGADDDQCDFPYLFGSGLGGFAKPDMQTKSDNMIPLFDSIIRHVPPPVGDKDKPLQLQITTLDYSDFLGRIIIGRVHNGYIRSGQKASLIKEDGSIKHGRISKLLGFEGLQRIEKEEAIAGDIVAIAGFPDVNIGETIACPDEPKALPLIKVDEPTLQMTFVVNDSPFAGKEGKFVTSRQLRERLYKELLTNVALRVEDTDTPDSFAVCGRGELHLGILIETMRREGYEFQVSQPQVIFRDIDELTCEPFETLVLDVPEESVGICIERLGERKGEMQNMFNSNDGRTQLEFVVPSRGLIGFRGEFIRATRGEGIMSHSFYEYRPMIGEFESRRNGVLISFEEGVSTFYALKNAEDRGQYFISPGTKVYKGMIIGENNRPQDLEINICKTKQLTNMRSAGADELDTLQSPIDMNLERALEYIGPEEMLEVTPDSIRLRKKVMKRRSK, encoded by the coding sequence ATGAATTCAAAAAGTCAATCGATTCGCAATATTGCAATTATTGCCCACGTAGATCATGGTAAGACAACTCTTGTCGACGCACTCCTATCTCAATCGGGGATTTTTCGCGACAACGAGGCTGTACCGACCTGTGTAATGGATTCAAATGATTTAGAACGTGAACGGGGAATAACCATACTTTCCAAAAATACTGCAATTACATTTAAGGACACCCGAATAAATATTGTCGACACACCAGGTCATGCTGATTTTGGAGGAGAAGTTGAAAGGGTTCTTGGAATGGTAGATGGTTGCTTATTGATTGTTGACGCCAATGAAGGACCTATGCCGCAAACGCGATTTGTTCTCAAAAAAGCACTCGAAAAAGGATTGAGACCAATTGTGTTTGTTAATAAGATTGATCGCCCAAGAGTTGATCCTGAGATAGCTGTTGATAAAGTTTTAGACCTTTTCATTGAATTAGGGGCTGATGATGACCAGTGTGATTTCCCTTATCTCTTTGGAAGTGGTTTGGGAGGATTTGCAAAGCCGGATATGCAAACTAAAAGTGACAATATGATTCCTCTGTTTGATTCAATAATTAGACATGTCCCCCCCCCTGTGGGAGATAAAGACAAACCACTTCAGCTTCAAATAACTACTCTTGACTATTCAGATTTTTTAGGACGAATTATTATTGGAAGAGTTCATAATGGCTATATAAGAAGTGGTCAAAAAGCAAGCTTAATTAAGGAGGATGGATCTATAAAACATGGCAGAATATCTAAATTACTTGGATTTGAGGGCTTACAACGAATTGAGAAAGAAGAGGCTATTGCAGGAGATATTGTTGCAATTGCAGGATTTCCAGATGTAAATATTGGGGAAACGATAGCTTGCCCTGACGAGCCCAAAGCCCTCCCTTTAATCAAGGTTGATGAGCCTACATTGCAGATGACTTTCGTTGTTAATGATTCTCCATTCGCAGGGAAAGAAGGTAAGTTTGTAACAAGTAGACAATTAAGAGAAAGACTTTACAAAGAACTACTTACAAATGTTGCACTCAGAGTTGAGGATACAGATACCCCAGATAGCTTTGCAGTATGTGGTAGAGGTGAGTTGCATTTAGGTATTTTAATAGAAACAATGAGGAGAGAAGGTTACGAGTTTCAGGTCTCTCAGCCACAGGTTATTTTCAGAGATATTGATGAATTAACTTGTGAACCTTTTGAGACTCTTGTGTTAGATGTACCAGAGGAATCTGTTGGTATTTGCATAGAAAGGCTGGGCGAACGAAAAGGGGAGATGCAAAATATGTTCAATAGTAATGATGGAAGAACTCAGTTGGAGTTTGTAGTTCCTTCTAGAGGCTTAATTGGTTTCAGAGGAGAATTTATAAGAGCAACAAGAGGAGAAGGAATTATGAGCCATTCATTCTATGAATATCGACCAATGATAGGTGAATTTGAATCTAGAAGAAATGGAGTCTTGATTTCTTTTGAAGAAGGTGTTTCTACTTTCTATGCTTTAAAGAATGCCGAAGATCGAGGTCAATACTTTATTTCACCTGGAACAAAAGTGTATAAAGGAATGATAATTGGAGAGAATAATAGACCTCAGGATCTAGAGATTAATATTTGTAAGACTAAGCAATTGACAAACATGCGGTCAGCAGGAGCCGATGAACTTGATACTCTTCAATCACCTATTGATATGAATTTAGAAAGAGCCTTGGAGTACATTGGACCAGAAGAAATGCTTGAAGTAACACCAGACTCTATACGACTTAGGAAAAAAGTAATGAAAAGAAGAAGTAAGTAA
- a CDS encoding M15 family metallopeptidase — protein MTRAQPARNKNFDEIPLAQRSKAVRTNDLITRKIVFTTFLLVGTFTLFFGTNLLSIRDYFYKQIGLERQIDDDRLLGHYPYPEAISEDLRTIYPGLQVHKDTYTALLNMRAAAERDGIYLIFLSGYRSIDLQKEIFYDNKSLRNQVAVERARVSAPPGYSEHSTGYAIDIGDATMRYTDFEVEFEQTPAFRWLQENAARYHFILSFPKGNSQKVSYEPWHWRFEGTVEALEQFKKANQQLFSEISNID, from the coding sequence GTGACTCGGGCACAACCAGCTCGAAATAAAAACTTTGACGAGATTCCACTCGCACAAAGATCTAAGGCTGTCAGGACTAATGATTTAATTACTAGAAAAATTGTTTTTACAACATTTTTGTTAGTTGGTACCTTCACATTATTTTTTGGAACTAACCTTTTATCTATAAGAGATTATTTTTATAAGCAAATAGGGCTTGAGCGTCAGATAGACGACGATCGACTGCTTGGTCATTATCCTTACCCTGAGGCAATTAGCGAAGACTTGAGGACAATTTATCCAGGTCTACAAGTCCATAAAGATACATATACTGCTTTACTGAATATGAGAGCAGCCGCTGAAAGGGATGGAATATACCTCATTTTTTTAAGTGGATACAGATCTATAGACCTTCAGAAAGAAATATTTTATGACAATAAGTCTTTGAGAAATCAAGTCGCGGTTGAAAGAGCCAGAGTATCAGCTCCTCCAGGGTATTCAGAGCACAGTACTGGCTATGCAATTGATATTGGGGATGCCACTATGAGATATACAGATTTTGAAGTTGAATTTGAGCAAACACCAGCCTTTAGATGGCTACAAGAAAATGCAGCTAGATATCACTTCATACTTTCTTTCCCAAAAGGAAATTCCCAAAAAGTAAGTTATGAACCTTGGCATTGGAGATTTGAAGGTACTGTTGAGGCTCTTGAACAGTTTAAGAAAGCCAATCAGCAATTATTTTCAGAGATTTCCAATATTGATTAG
- the chlP gene encoding geranylgeranyl reductase — MLRIAVIGGGPSGSCAAEILAKAGIKTWIFERKLDNAKPCGGAIPLCMVSEFDLPDSIIDRKVRNMRMISPSNREVNISLDKVYGENDNEYIGMCRREVMDAFMRNRAADLGATLINGLVTKIETGTNKQGPYTLSYSDFSNGETTGENKKLEVDLIIGADGANSRVAKAMDAGDYNVAIAFQERIKLPKKEMGYYEDLAEMYVGTDVSPDFYGWVFPKYDHVAVGTGTMQKNQSLIKSLQEGVRQRAQKRLVNGEVIKVEAHPIPEHPRPRRVVGRMALVGDAAGYVTKSSGEGIYFAAKSGRMCAEEIVEASKNGAKIPTEQDLKKYLKKWDKKYGTTYKVLEILQNIFYSNDGAREAFVEMCDDMDVQRLTFDSYLYKTVVAMKPWQQLKLTFLTLGSVLRGRALAPKSYKPVASAVRDEEEVKKMLAVSTIKGGIKVKNTPQKVS; from the coding sequence ATGTTGAGGATAGCAGTTATCGGTGGTGGGCCAAGTGGTTCCTGTGCAGCAGAAATTCTTGCAAAGGCAGGGATTAAGACATGGATATTTGAACGAAAATTGGACAACGCCAAACCATGTGGAGGAGCAATCCCTTTATGCATGGTTTCAGAGTTTGACTTGCCTGATTCAATTATTGACAGGAAGGTTAGAAATATGAGGATGATTTCACCCTCTAATAGAGAAGTTAATATAAGCTTAGATAAGGTCTATGGCGAAAATGATAATGAATATATAGGCATGTGCCGAAGGGAAGTAATGGATGCCTTTATGAGGAATCGTGCAGCTGATCTTGGAGCGACCTTAATAAATGGGTTGGTCACTAAAATAGAGACAGGAACTAACAAACAAGGACCATATACCCTTTCATATTCTGATTTTTCTAATGGCGAGACAACCGGAGAAAACAAAAAATTAGAAGTAGATCTAATAATTGGTGCAGATGGGGCCAATAGTCGAGTAGCCAAGGCGATGGATGCTGGTGACTACAATGTTGCAATCGCCTTTCAAGAACGTATAAAGCTCCCCAAAAAAGAAATGGGATATTACGAAGATTTAGCTGAAATGTACGTTGGTACGGATGTATCTCCAGACTTCTATGGATGGGTTTTCCCTAAATATGACCATGTAGCAGTAGGGACAGGAACAATGCAAAAGAATCAGTCGTTAATAAAAAGTCTTCAAGAGGGTGTAAGGCAAAGAGCACAAAAAAGGCTAGTTAATGGGGAAGTCATTAAAGTTGAAGCTCACCCAATACCAGAGCACCCTCGCCCAAGAAGAGTCGTTGGAAGGATGGCTCTAGTTGGAGATGCAGCTGGTTATGTAACCAAAAGTTCTGGGGAGGGAATTTATTTTGCAGCTAAAAGTGGGCGAATGTGTGCAGAAGAAATAGTAGAAGCTAGTAAAAATGGAGCCAAGATACCAACAGAACAAGATCTAAAAAAATATCTTAAAAAGTGGGATAAAAAATACGGAACTACTTATAAGGTTCTTGAAATACTTCAAAATATTTTTTATTCAAATGATGGAGCAAGAGAAGCTTTTGTAGAAATGTGTGATGACATGGACGTACAAAGATTAACTTTTGACAGCTATCTTTATAAGACCGTTGTAGCAATGAAGCCTTGGCAGCAATTAAAACTAACATTCCTTACACTTGGCTCAGTTCTACGGGGAAGAGCGTTAGCACCTAAATCGTATAAGCCAGTTGCAAGCGCTGTTAGAGATGAAGAAGAGGTTAAAAAGATGCTTGCAGTTAGCACAATTAAAGGGGGAATAAAAGTCAAAAACACCCCTCAGAAAGTCAGTTAA
- the glyS gene encoding glycine--tRNA ligase subunit beta produces MSTFLLEIGTEEMPPEFARLAPSQLHEIVVNDLAQKRLSHGRVICTSTPRRISLIISDLLDRAEDFSEDRKGPPSTQAFINGVPSQAAIGFAKKYQILPEDLEVRETSKGAFVYAKILEKGLPASQLLVDLVPSWVNRVQGNRFMRWGSGETRFSRPIRWIVCLLDSEKLPITLIGTDPLIISDNISRPHRLFDQPVTISSPNKYLELLRSVGVLVVREERQKLINSLIQNASNELKANPDLSLDLLNELTDIVEFPSLVKCSFSESFLRLPPEVLTTVMKVHQRYIPLYLKNIEIDPLALVSEKILHPSFLCISNGLSAGENTIRQGNERVLKARFADARFFIDLDLSIPSIQRNDQLKRVTFASGLGSLYDRVERIVWLSNKLSTILNISKSDSLHLTRAAQLCKHDLVSQMVGEFPELQGLIGGKYLLSEGEPRDVALSVLEHYMPRSSNDDLPQSHIGSLLAILDKLELLVSIFAKGERPTGSSDPYALRRSANGVLQILWNKSISLDVYQMLNLSVSYWRELFPNFNFNSHQLLNELTSFFRLRIISLLEESGVDSDIVQAIAGESISIERLLRDPNDILVRAKVLTNLRSTGDLSGVQFVVTRAKRLADKGTLPLDILSASDVVDTSLFEKNSESEMLDVVNKLEPFAICTSSTRYEQLATGLKDGKQSLSNFFDGEQSVLVMTENIPLRNNRLNLLSILRNQANELADFDLIN; encoded by the coding sequence GTGTCCACTTTTTTGCTTGAGATTGGAACAGAGGAGATGCCACCTGAGTTTGCCAGGTTGGCGCCTTCTCAACTTCATGAAATAGTGGTAAATGATCTGGCTCAGAAAAGACTTTCCCATGGACGTGTTATTTGTACAAGTACTCCAAGAAGGATCTCCTTAATAATTTCTGATCTGCTAGATAGAGCAGAAGATTTTTCTGAAGACAGGAAAGGGCCGCCTTCGACACAAGCCTTTATAAATGGGGTTCCCTCGCAAGCTGCTATTGGATTCGCAAAGAAATATCAGATCCTTCCAGAGGATTTAGAAGTTAGGGAAACTTCTAAAGGAGCTTTTGTTTATGCGAAAATTCTTGAGAAGGGTCTCCCTGCCTCTCAACTTTTAGTTGATTTAGTCCCTTCATGGGTAAACAGAGTGCAAGGAAATAGATTCATGAGGTGGGGAAGTGGAGAAACCAGATTCTCCCGACCCATTAGATGGATTGTATGCTTGCTCGACTCAGAGAAACTACCTATAACCCTTATAGGAACTGATCCACTAATTATTTCAGACAATATTTCTAGACCTCACCGCCTCTTCGATCAACCCGTAACTATTAGTTCTCCTAATAAATATTTAGAACTTTTAAGAAGTGTTGGAGTCTTAGTTGTTAGAGAAGAAAGGCAGAAGCTTATTAATTCTCTGATACAAAATGCTTCAAATGAACTTAAGGCTAACCCTGACCTTTCTTTAGATCTATTGAATGAGTTAACAGACATTGTAGAATTCCCTTCTTTAGTAAAATGTAGCTTTAGTGAATCTTTTTTAAGACTTCCTCCGGAAGTTTTAACTACAGTAATGAAGGTTCATCAGAGATATATACCCCTCTATTTGAAGAATATAGAAATAGACCCTCTAGCATTAGTTTCAGAGAAGATATTGCATCCATCTTTTTTATGTATTTCTAATGGTTTGTCAGCCGGGGAAAATACAATTCGCCAAGGTAATGAAAGAGTCCTAAAAGCACGTTTTGCCGATGCAAGGTTCTTTATTGATCTTGATTTATCAATTCCTAGTATTCAACGAAATGATCAACTTAAGAGAGTTACCTTCGCTAGTGGGCTAGGCTCACTTTATGACCGCGTTGAAAGGATTGTATGGCTTAGTAATAAGTTAAGTACCATCTTAAATATTAGTAAAAGTGACTCTCTTCATCTAACACGAGCAGCACAACTTTGTAAGCATGACCTTGTTAGCCAAATGGTAGGAGAGTTCCCAGAGCTGCAAGGTTTAATAGGCGGAAAATATCTTCTTTCAGAAGGTGAGCCTAGGGATGTTGCATTATCAGTCCTTGAGCATTACATGCCGCGGAGTTCTAATGATGATCTTCCTCAATCACATATTGGATCTCTACTGGCCATTCTTGATAAGCTAGAGCTTCTTGTTAGCATTTTTGCTAAAGGAGAGCGCCCTACTGGTTCTTCTGACCCTTATGCATTAAGGAGATCAGCTAATGGTGTTTTGCAGATTTTATGGAATAAATCCATCTCTCTAGATGTATATCAAATGCTTAATCTTTCAGTTAGTTATTGGAGAGAATTATTCCCAAACTTTAATTTCAACAGTCATCAGCTTCTAAATGAATTAACTAGTTTTTTCCGTTTGAGAATTATTAGCCTTTTGGAAGAATCAGGAGTAGATTCCGATATAGTTCAAGCTATAGCAGGAGAGTCGATCTCAATCGAACGTCTACTACGCGATCCTAATGACATTTTGGTTAGAGCAAAAGTCTTGACAAATTTACGAAGTACTGGTGATTTAAGTGGTGTACAATTTGTGGTTACTCGAGCTAAACGTTTAGCTGATAAAGGCACACTCCCTCTTGATATTCTTAGTGCTTCTGATGTAGTTGACACTTCTTTGTTTGAGAAAAATAGTGAATCAGAGATGCTAGATGTAGTTAATAAACTTGAACCTTTTGCAATATGTACATCTAGTACTCGTTATGAGCAACTGGCTACTGGCCTTAAAGATGGTAAACAGAGCTTATCTAATTTCTTTGATGGTGAACAAAGCGTACTTGTTATGACAGAAAATATACCTCTTAGAAATAACAGGTTAAATCTTTTGTCGATATTGAGAAATCAAGCTAACGAACTTGCAGATTTCGACTTAATAAATTAA
- a CDS encoding NADPH-dependent assimilatory sulfite reductase hemoprotein subunit, with protein sequence MTKEALSLPDIDDSPLSPCVANGQDRTKFEQFKADSDYLKEPLRTELQNNSDHFSNDAVQLLKFHGSYQQDNRDTRQKGVEKDWQMMLRLRSPGGHIPPELFVALDHLSDQLGNGTLRATTRQAFQMHGIKKESLKTVIETIIRSMGSTLAACGDINRNVMAPAAPFTYGDYPVARRLANQIADVLSPSYAEKTYLELWVDGDISYKISPSNEVKKVRKNQYKEGVYSGDIKEPLYGSTYLPRKFKCAVTVPGDNSVDLLTQDIGLVVFTNAKNKLIGCNVYVGGGMGRTHNNEETFARSAEPIGFVSAEYVLELVQSILALQRDYGDRKVRRHARMKYLINDKGIEWFIDKLKNNYFKYPIKSLRKEPTSKLLDYLGWHKQSHDLYFVGIPLLSGRLSGEYKKAICKLVNKFKLDIQLTPNQDLLLCNIGSYQRSSIKKELSNIGIIKPDSPEPIQRHALACPALPLCGLAVTEAERILPEILDRINTQLSDLRIQKTLLFRMTGCPNGCARPYMAELALVGSGLDQYQLWLGGSPNLQRLAKPFIQRMPLTSLEETLKPLFISWKNSKKEISFGDHMNELGDQNIMELLSLKDKEP encoded by the coding sequence GTGACTAAAGAAGCACTAAGTTTGCCTGATATCGACGATTCGCCTCTCTCTCCTTGTGTTGCCAATGGTCAAGACAGAACTAAATTTGAACAATTCAAAGCAGATAGTGATTACTTAAAAGAGCCCCTTAGAACAGAATTACAAAACAATAGTGATCATTTCAGTAACGATGCTGTACAACTTTTAAAGTTCCATGGAAGTTATCAGCAGGACAATAGAGATACCAGGCAAAAAGGAGTTGAGAAAGACTGGCAAATGATGCTGAGGCTAAGGAGCCCAGGCGGGCATATACCTCCGGAATTATTTGTGGCATTAGACCATCTTTCAGATCAGCTAGGCAATGGAACTCTACGAGCAACAACACGACAAGCATTCCAAATGCATGGGATTAAGAAAGAAAGCCTAAAAACTGTGATCGAAACAATTATTAGATCAATGGGTTCAACACTTGCGGCTTGCGGTGATATAAACAGAAATGTAATGGCCCCAGCAGCGCCCTTTACATATGGTGACTACCCAGTTGCGCGACGTTTAGCAAATCAAATTGCAGATGTACTTAGCCCCTCATACGCTGAGAAAACTTATCTCGAGCTTTGGGTTGACGGAGATATAAGCTATAAAATAAGCCCTTCTAATGAAGTTAAAAAAGTAAGAAAGAATCAATATAAGGAAGGTGTCTATAGTGGAGACATTAAAGAACCACTATACGGATCAACTTATTTACCTAGAAAATTTAAATGTGCAGTTACAGTTCCTGGTGATAATTCGGTTGACTTACTAACTCAAGACATTGGTTTGGTTGTTTTTACTAATGCGAAAAATAAACTTATAGGCTGCAATGTTTACGTTGGCGGAGGAATGGGGCGTACACATAATAACGAAGAGACTTTTGCAAGATCTGCTGAACCAATTGGTTTCGTATCTGCAGAATATGTGCTCGAGTTGGTTCAATCTATTCTTGCTCTCCAAAGAGACTATGGTGACAGGAAGGTAAGAAGACATGCGAGAATGAAGTATCTAATTAATGACAAAGGCATTGAGTGGTTTATTGACAAACTAAAAAATAATTACTTCAAGTACCCTATAAAAAGTTTAAGGAAAGAACCAACCTCTAAATTACTTGATTATCTTGGTTGGCATAAACAATCTCATGATCTATATTTTGTAGGCATACCTCTTTTATCAGGTAGACTTAGTGGAGAGTATAAAAAAGCCATTTGTAAACTTGTTAATAAATTTAAATTAGATATTCAGCTAACACCTAATCAAGATCTACTACTCTGCAATATTGGAAGTTATCAAAGGTCATCTATTAAAAAGGAATTAAGCAATATTGGTATTATTAAACCTGATTCACCTGAACCTATTCAAAGGCATGCGTTAGCCTGCCCTGCTCTACCACTTTGTGGTTTAGCTGTTACAGAAGCTGAGCGAATCCTGCCAGAAATTTTAGATCGTATAAACACCCAGCTTTCTGACCTGAGGATTCAAAAGACGTTGCTATTTCGTATGACAGGTTGTCCAAATGGATGCGCCAGGCCATACATGGCGGAACTAGCTTTGGTAGGTAGTGGCTTAGATCAATATCAACTATGGCTTGGTGGTAGTCCGAACTTGCAAAGGCTTGCGAAGCCTTTTATTCAAAGGATGCCTTTGACATCACTAGAAGAAACACTTAAGCCTCTCTTTATTAGTTGGAAGAATTCTAAAAAAGAAATTAGTTTCGGTGACCATATGAATGAACTAGGAGATCAAAATATAATGGAGTTACTATCACTAAAAGACAAGGAGCCATAA
- a CDS encoding M15 family metallopeptidase, which translates to MLRPWHQIPISASKDPLVEIPFRLLRLEPHPYLSLGAPYANGSSPWRLRSKVIDRLFLAQDLLKNTNSELQLAIFDAWRPLAVQKFMVEYSIQRECLNQAISFSDSNYSSKYQEIVDQVQKFWAPPSTNPLTPPPHSTGAAIDITLATSNGLPIDMGGAIDEIGDISMPNHYSQSAKTNPNSISATWHSRRLLLHEMMSSAGFVQHPNEWWHFSYGDQLWAWKNNSANAFYGSLSFSDSNSIIF; encoded by the coding sequence GTGCTAAGACCTTGGCATCAGATACCTATCTCTGCCTCTAAAGATCCTCTGGTAGAAATACCATTTAGATTATTGCGTTTAGAGCCTCATCCATATCTTTCTTTAGGTGCTCCTTACGCTAACGGATCCTCTCCGTGGAGACTGAGGTCCAAGGTTATTGATAGGTTATTTTTAGCCCAAGATCTTCTAAAAAATACCAATTCTGAGCTTCAACTTGCTATTTTTGACGCCTGGAGACCATTGGCTGTACAAAAATTTATGGTTGAATATTCGATTCAAAGAGAATGTCTTAACCAAGCAATTTCTTTTTCAGATAGTAATTATTCATCGAAATATCAAGAAATAGTTGATCAAGTTCAAAAGTTTTGGGCACCACCAAGTACTAATCCATTAACACCACCCCCACATAGCACTGGCGCAGCAATTGATATCACATTAGCTACCTCTAATGGTCTTCCTATTGACATGGGTGGGGCTATTGATGAGATTGGAGACATTTCAATGCCTAATCACTATTCACAATCAGCGAAGACTAACCCTAATTCTATCTCAGCAACTTGGCATTCCAGAAGACTTTTATTGCACGAGATGATGAGCAGCGCTGGTTTTGTACAGCATCCAAATGAATGGTGGCATTTTAGTTATGGAGATCAACTATGGGCATGGAAAAATAATTCAGCAAATGCCTTTTATGGCTCCTTGTCTTTTAGTGATAGTAACTCCATTATATTTTGA